Proteins from one Cryptomeria japonica chromosome 4, Sugi_1.0, whole genome shotgun sequence genomic window:
- the LOC131042715 gene encoding disease resistance protein RPV1: MATPNESSNAFEEVVPKFSSSSKPRKRVPCDIFINHRGPDTKHTLATSIYHTLKPMGLEVFLDDLELELGDFIPSEIQDAMTNSFLHIAIISPKYAESPWCLAELSFALKSGKKIIPVFYKVDPSDIRWIAKGKGVYSDAFSMHEESGRYSSAKLEDWKLALQNVTYVTGYIVKENDDEEKEKLLKAIKDYIEKYSQKMPLLVANYPMGLDEILQDFERNTFDSFKSKKIVGIVGMGGCGKTTLAKEYYNRTRFSIYKCSFIHNVRDGSNKDLHNKQKKMLQDLGFNDAEKVDNVEMGKAILAKHLSSVQVFIILDDIDHQDQLESLLPIKDSLQQGSVIVVTSRESGILTSWGISSIYKMKELNPKHAMRLFCWHAFEQPTPINRFENLVQKFLKVSKGLPLSLKILGGLVHGMPQDYWDSQLNKVSRVLPKDIKSILKVSFDALDKEEKEIFLDISCFFIGMPEKLAVTVWDGSGWSGLHSLTILKNKCLVELDERNCIVMHDHLRDLGKEIVLEKELDKSPYRLWSPQQIRDIEIEGQEGALIRGIRGIRAETGEFYEECMELVEHVRRSHKRFKRQLEIMVVENNYFTEELATLSAGLLWLRWVDFPHTALPPWLPLKKLRVLELHGAAKLEQLWSETADPPVQLRELIISDTQRFLRFPSSIGRLQDLKKISVWGIPWSIEDLPEEFCGLQSLEHLELSGCEKLKSLPSKFGNLKNLRHLSLSGAAFMMLPASFKQLINLQYIYLYGCFKLTLQPDILENMTKLEAINVFGCELQRLPSQITNQGSLKNLEVGSASLMELPNNIGQLSKLEELIIRSSSLKTLPSSIGNLYSLTILEICSSKLESLPEALTQLTSLHSLNIRECPLKELDILSGSFSSSLCSLRFINLQETLVSRISISEQCCPSLESLSLRENHRLVEIDSLPISVKAIVLRNCEKLKSISGVCGLVNLEELVLKYCGEELQELPNFEELVSLKEFEITDSAEQLKIIEGFEYCRSLETLIAYTWWKVPVIKSLENMESLRRVELLAWNDISSLEPCLQTIKKWPSECIICAKAGSGVEAALKSFSFPGLTLFDSCKWKGKNIQLTLKCGHRHSNNAAAMFCFVINSISHYTHLCLWGLAAPPMVVKPGKWVWIGVFTQSSPLGRNEEFLLDKWGYNVPDDEDGGTEEDMGMLMMGEEERVVEAFYQLLQYLGKLCDRSMNL; this comes from the exons ATGGCAACGCCCAATGAGAGTAGCAACGCCTTTGAGGAAGTTGTGCCGAAATTTTCATCATCTTCAAAACCAAGGAAAAGGGTGCCCTGCGATATATTCATAAATCATCGTGGCCCTGACACCAAGCACACACTGGCCACCTCTATCTACCATACCCTGAAACCTATGGGACTTGAAGTTTTCTTAGATGATCTGGAGCTTGAACTGGGCGATTTTATACCATCTGAAATACAAGATGCCATGACTAATTCTTTCCTTCATATTGCCATAATTTCGCCCAAATATGCAGAATCTCCCTGGTGTTTAGCCGAATTATCATTTGCGCTCAAATCAGGCAAGAAAATTATTCCTGTCTTCTACAAAGTTGATCCCAGTGATATTCGCTGGATTGCCAAAGGAAAAGGAGTCTACAGTGATGCATTTTCCATGCATGAGGAAAGCGGCAGATACAGTTCAGCAAAACTAGAAGATTGGAAATTGGCGCTGCAAAACGTTACATATGTTACTGGCTACATTGTTAAAGAGAATGA TGATGAAGAGAAAGAGAAGTTGTTGAAGGCTATTAAAGATTATATAGAGAAGTACTCTCAAAAGATGCCATTACTGGTGGCCAATTATCCTATGGGTCTTGATGAAATATTACAAGACTTTGAAAGAAATACATTTGACTCTTTTAAAAGTAAAAAAATTGTGGGGATTGTTGGGATGGGTGGATGTGGTAAAACTACACTAGCAAAAGAATATTACAATAGGACTAGATTCTCCATATATAAATGCAGTTTTATTCATAATGTCCGGGATGGGTCAAATAAAGATTTGCATAACAAGCAAAAAAAGATGCTACAAGATCTTGGTTTCAATGATGCAGAAAAAGTTGATAATGTAGAAATGGGAAAAGCAATTTTAGCAAAGCATTTGAGTTCCGTTCAAGTGTTTATCATTTTAGATGATATAGATCATCAAGATCAACTAGAGTCTCTATTGCCAATAAAAGATAGTCTTCAACAAGGAAGTGTGATTGTTGTCACAAGTAGAGAATCTGGGATTCTAACATCATGGGGAATCTCCTCCATTTACAAGATGAAAGAATTAAATCCCAAACATGCCATGAGACTATTTTGTTGGCATGCTTTCGAACAACCGACTCCAataaatagatttgaaaatctTGTACAAAAGTTTTTAAAAGTCTCCAAAGGATTGCCCTTATCCCTTAAGATATTAGGAGGTCTAGTTCATGGAATGCCCCAAGATTATTGGGATTCTCAATTAAACAAGGTTTCCAGAGTGTTGCCCAAAGACATAAAAAGCATACTAAAAGTTAGCTTTGATGCACTAGATAAGGAAGAAAAAGAGATATTTTTAGATATATCTTGTTTCTTTATAGGAATGCCCGAAAAGTTGGCCGTCACAGTGTGGGATGGGTCTGGATGGAGTGGGTTGCATAGTTTGACAATACTGAAGAACAAGTGTCTGGTTGAGCTCGATGAGCGGAATTGCATTGTTATGCATGATCATCTGAGAGATTTGGGGAAAGAAATTGTATTGGAAAAAGAACTTGATAAATCTCCGTACCGTCTTTGGTCACCTCAGCAAATTCGCGACATTGAAATAGAGGGGCAG GAAGGCGCGCTGATTCGGGGGATTAGGGGGATTCGAGCAGAAACAGGTGAATTTTATGAAGAATGTATGGAGCTTGTGGAGCATGTGAGAAGATCACACAAAAGGTTTAAGCGGCAATTAGAAATCATGGTTGTCGAAAACAACTATTTTACAGAAGAATTAGCTACACTATCAGCAGGCCTTCTCTGGCTGAGATGGGTTGACTTTCCGCACACAGCTCTTCCGCCATGGCTTCCGTTGAAAAAGTTAAGAGTTTTAGAGCTTCATGGTGCTGCCAAATTAGAACAACTGTGGAGCGAGACTGCCGAT CCTCCTGTGCAGTTGAGAGAGCTGATTATCTCTGATACCCAAAGATTCCTGAGATTTCCGAGCTCGATAGGACGTCTACAGGATTTGAAAAAGATATCAGTGTGGGGTATCCCATGGAGTATCGAAGATCTACCAGAAGAGTTTTGTGGGCTCCAATCGCTGGAGCACCTGGAGTTGAGCGGATGTGAGAAGCTTAAGTCACTGCCTAGCAAGTTCGGCAATTTGAAAAACCTGCGGCATCTGAGTTTGAGTGGTGCTGCGTTCATGATGTTGCCAGCTTCATTCAAGCAACTCATAAATTTgcaatacatttatttatatggtTGCTTCAAGCTCACCTTGCAGCCGGACATTCTTGAAAATATGACAAAGCTGGAGGCTATTAATGTTTTTGGATGTGAATTGCAGAGGTTGCCATCTCAAATCACAAATCAGGGATCACTCAAAAATCTGGAAGTGGGTTCGGCAAGCTTAATGGAATTGCCAAATAACATTGGTCAACTGAGCAAACTGGAAGAGCTGATAATAAGAAGCAGTTCATTGAAAACTTTACCATCTTCTATTGGGAATTTGTACTCCTTGACCATTCTTGAAATTTGTTCTTCTAAGTTGGAATCCTTACCAGAAGCACTTACGCAGCTTACTAGCCTTCATAGTCTAAATATTCGGGAGTGCCCCCTAAAAGAATTGGATATCCTCTCGGGTTCCTTTTCTTCTTCGTTGTGCAGCCTTAGATTTATAAATTTGCAAGAGACTCTTGTGTCGAGAATATCAATTTCTGAACAATGTTGCCCCAGCCTGGAATCTCTATCACTTAGGGAAAATCACCGGTTAGTAGAGATAGATAGCTTGCCGATATCAGTGAAGGCCATAGTTTTGAGAAATTGTGAAAAGCTGAAAAGCATAAGCGGTGTTTGTGGCCTGGTCAATCTTGAGGAGCTGGTTTTGAAATACTGTGGGGAGGAATTACAAGAGCTTCCAAATTTTGAAGAACTTGTCTCACTCAAAGAATTTGAAATCACAGATTCTGCTGAACAGCTGAAGATTATAGAAGGCTTCGAATATTGCAGGTCATTGGAGACATTGATAGCATACACTTGGTGGAAGGTACCAGTTATAAAAAGTCTGGAGAATATGGAGAGTTTGAGAAGAGTAGAACTCTTAGCATGGAATGACATATCGTCATTAGAACCTTGCCTTCAAACTATTAAG AAATGGCCATCAGAATGTATAATATGTGCAAAGGCAGGGAGTGGTGTGGAGGCAGCTCTGAAGTCATTCAGCTTCCCGGGTCTCACTTTATTTGACTCATGCAAATGGAAGGGGAAGAACATTCAACTGACGTTGAAATGTGGGCACAGACATTCCAACAACGCGGCAGCAATGTTTTGCTTTGTTATAAATTCCATTTCCCATTACACCCATTTATGCTTGTGGGGTTTGGCTGCGCCGCCAATGGTGGTGAAACCAGGGAAATGGGTATGGATAGGTGTTTTCACACAATCTTCTCCTTTAGGAAGGAACGAGGAATTTTTGCTAGATAAATGGGGTTACAATGTACCAGATGACGAAGACGGGGGTACTGAAGAAGATATGGGAATGTTAATGATGGGCGAGGAAGAAAGGGTTGTGGAAGCTTTCTACCAATTACTACAATATTTGGGAAAATTATGTGACAGGAGTATGAATCTATGA